The Musa acuminata AAA Group cultivar baxijiao chromosome BXJ1-3, Cavendish_Baxijiao_AAA, whole genome shotgun sequence genome window below encodes:
- the LOC103973398 gene encoding lysM domain receptor-like kinase 3, translated as MCKTKSATLATEPRPRTRSRSSSAAISAVATSSSGFPTGSSSDPRLPRTVAAVPFNSFPSSGSKASSSSVSSLTSLREALPDPPVLYTFSELCSATGNFHSNRLPAAKSGWRCSLRGKDAVVFQRRFHGPDPAALPARLAALARSHHSSLVHLLGASLAGDHVYVVHEFAPGASLTDCLRNQRNPNFTPLSTWISRMQVASDLAHGLEYIHLHSSIHNRLKSSSVLVTEPGFRARICHFGAADLADEIPPATAEEDGKADSITPPPPGIRRTGSRRMRIEGSRGYMAPELLAGGSISRRSDVFAFGVVLLELISGDEPLKFSMGRGDGSEFQRVSLIDTAREVIGAEEEGERRGRMRQWVDRRLRDSYPVETAEALIQVALQCVEAEAAARPDMTWVAGRVSKLFLDSEAWAETVKPPTEFSVSMAPR; from the coding sequence ATGTGCAAGACCAAATCCGCTACCCTCGCCACCGAGCCCAGGCCGCGAACGAGGTCCCGATCATCCTCTGCCGCCATCTCCGCCGTCGCCACCTCATCCAGTGGCTTCCCCACCGGCTCCAGTAGCGACCCCCGCCTACCCCGTACCGTTGCGGCCGTCCCCTTCAATTCCTTCCCCTCCTCCGGCTCCAAGGCCTCCTCATCCTCCGTATCCAGCCTCACCTCCCTTCGTGAGGCCCTCCCGGATCCCCCCGTTCTCTACACCTTCTCCGAGCTCTGCTCCGCAACGGGGAACTTCCACTCCAACCGCCTCCCGGCCGCGAAATCCGGTTGGCGCTGCTCCCTCCGCGGCAAGGACGCCGTCGTCTTCCAGCGACGCTTCCACGGCCCCGACCCAGCCGCCCTGCCCGCCCGCCTCGCCGCCCTCGCCAGGTCCCACCACTCCAGcctcgtccacctcctcggcgcctCTCTTGCCGGCGACCACGTCTACGTCGTCCACGAATTTGCCCCCGGTGCCAGCCTCACCGACTGCCTCCGCAACCAGAGGAACCCTAATTTCACGCCGCTGTCCACCTGGATCTCCAGGATGCAGGTCGCCTCCGACCTCGCCCATGGCCTCGAGTACATCCACCTCCACTCCTCCATCCACAACCGGCTCAAGAGCTCTTCCGTCCTCGTCACGGAACCCGGCTTCCGTGCAAGAATTTGCCACTTCGGCGCCGCCGATCTCGCCGACGAAATCCCCCCCGCCACCGCCGAAGAGGACGGCAAGGCCGACTCGATCACCCCGCCGCCGCCGGGGATCAGGAGGACGGGCAGCCGCCGGATGCGGATCGAGGGGTCCAGGGGGTACATGGCGCCGGAGCTGCTCGCCGGCGGGAGCATTTCCCGGCGGTCCGACGTGTTCGCCTTCGGGGTCGTCCTCCTGGAGCTCATCTCCGGCGACGAGCCGCTCAAGTTCAGCATGGGCAGGGGGGACGGGAGCGAATTCCAGCGGGTTTCCCTGATCGACACGGCAAGGGAGGTGATCGgtgcggaggaggagggggaacgGCGAGGGAGGATGAGGCAGTGGGTGGACCGGAGGCTGCGAGACTCGTACCCGGTGGAGACGGCGGAGGCGCTGATCCAGGTGGCTCTGCAGTGcgtggaggcggaggcggcggcgcggcCGGACATGACGTGGGTGGCTGGGAGGGTGTCGAAGCTCTTTCTAGATTCGGAGGCGTGGGCGGAGACGGTGAAGCCCCCGACGGAGTTCTCCGTGTCGATGGCCCCGCGGTGA
- the LOC135584864 gene encoding OVARIAN TUMOR DOMAIN-containing deubiquitinating enzyme 12-like: MATYEQDSEVYWWGIDFFHGEFFPNPSYSGSTTEQDSSLNGNSYIRQDASATAHEYEEHTQASFFTHDLFDPYCSSGIKDGQEEMDDTKPSSSCSSPARNSYEEGYSLDVTDEFSFVDGEVGRRLNQMVPVPHVPKINGEIPSVDEATSDHQRLLERLQLYDLVERKVQGDGNCQFRALSDQLYRTPEHHEFVRQQIIGQLKSHPEIYEGYVPMTYGEYLNKLSKLGEWGDHVTLQAAADSYGVKIFVITSFKDTCYIEILPSVQKSIRVIFLSFWAEVHYNSIYPEGDLPMADTKKKKKWWKFGNKH, encoded by the exons ATGGCTACGTATGAGCAAGACTCTGAAGTTTATTGGTGGGGAATTGATTTTTTTCATGGTGAGTTTTTTCCAAACCCTTCATATTCAGGAAGCACCACTGAGCAGGATTCCAGCCTTAATGGAAATAGTTATATTAGACAAG ATGCTTCTGCAACTGCACATGAATATGAGGAGCATACACAAGCATCTTTTTTTACACATGATTTGTTTGACCCATACTGTAGTTCAG GGATTAAGGATGGCCAAGAGGAGATGGATGACACCAAACCTTCTAGTTCATGTTCCAGTCCTGCAAGAAACTCTTATGAGGAAGGGTATTCGTTGGACGTTACCGATGAATTTTCTTTTGTAGATGGTGAAGTTGGCAGAAGGTTAAATCAGATGGTCCCTGTCCCT CATGTTCCTAAAATCAACGGAGAAATTCCTTCTGTTGATGAAGCCACTTCTGATCATCAAAGGCTACTAGAGAG GTTGCAATTATATGACTTGGTTGAGCGTAAGGTCCAAGGAGATGGTAACTGTCAG TTTCGAGCGCTATCTGACCAATTATATCGAACACCTGAGCACCATGAGTTTGTGAGGCAGCAAATCATTGGTCAG CTTAAATCTCACCCTGAGATTTATGAGGGATACGTTCCAATGACATATGGTGAATACCTGAATAAGCTTTCAAA GCTTGGTGAGTGGGGTGATCATGTAACGTTGCAGGCAGCTGCAGATTCG TATGGAGTCAAAATTTTTGTCATAACATCATTCAAGGATACTTGCTATATTGAGATTTTGCCAAGTGTTCAGAAGTCGATTCGAG TCATTTTCTTGAGCTTTTGGGCTGAGGTGCACTACAACTCAATTTATCCTGAAGGAG ATCTCCCTATGGCagacacgaagaagaagaagaagtggtggAAGTTCGGAAATAAGCATTAA
- the LOC103973400 gene encoding protein TOPLESS-RELATED PROTEIN 2-like yields MTALKEELIFLILQYLNEKKYKEAVHKLEQESGCYFNMKYFGDLVQEGNWDEAEKYLGSFTKLEDNRHSVKIYFEIRKQKYLEALDMSDRGKAIDILRKDLKVFASFNEELYKEMVQLLALENFRQNQQLSKYGDVKSARNNMWVELKKLFEANPVFREKLKFPPCESRLESLIKQSLRWQHQQCPNPRPSPTFHTLYTDHTCPTDGARGPAPRNVQFMGPPNPRAETLPPMDSHTPLPLVVSPSASATQRWMAIANPPLPHDAAAAAAQVPSGLLQPQSAAAFFKHPRTPTNAPPGGGDNQTVESERVWKRLRTAQTDEASFSGASHPPNIRPQDDIPKTVVRTLNQGSNVMSLDFHPIHQTILLVGTNVGDVDIWEVGSKERIAHKTFKVWDMGSCSMPLQSSLVKDATISVNRCLWSPDGSILGVAFSKHLVQTYAFSLNAELGQLLEIDAHVGSVNDIAFSHPDKSLSIVTCGEDKTIKVWDAATGQKRYTFEGHDAPVYSVCARHIESIEFIFSTGSDGKIKAWFYDGSGPKVEYDAPGHGCTTMAYGANGTRLFSCGTSKDGETHLVEWNETNGRIKTTYSGFRNRPFGVVQFDTSRNLLAAGDENLIKFWDMDRAYMLTSTDADGGLPASPRLRLNGEGSLLAVATSDDGIKILANTDGKRSLTTRENRSRDYNDTVKRIVQATVDGTTAADVKLRIPGDTGWKSSDIVDSARLRALRLPDSTTASEVVQLLYTNSGIAVLGLGSNGVHKLWTWARVDHNPSGKSNASVAPRLWQPSNGAVMINDTTGANPEEGTSCMALSNNDSYVISASGGNVSLFSLVASKLMTTLLSPPPVPTFLAFHPQNNNMIAIGTEDSSILIYNAQTATVTADLKGHRKKITGLAFSRSLDVLLSSGADAQLCMWSIDGWEKKMSRFIQAPASHAAAAAPLDGDTKVQFHKNHPHLLVVHASQLSIYDSKLECMHSWSPRDALAASISSATYSCDGLLVHAGFRDGAVGIFEADGLKLRCRIAPSAYLSPSIQKSREAAVVYPVVIAAHPSAPNQIALGMSDGAVHVLEPSDAVPPKEKAALPSIRLQS; encoded by the exons ATGACAGCCTTGAAAGAGGAACTGATTTTTCTGATACTGCAGTACTTGAATGAAAAGAAGTACAAGGAAGCAGTTCACAA GTTGGAACAAGAGTCAGGCTGCTACTTCAACATGAAATATTTCGGGGATCTGGTTCAGGAAGGGAACTGGGATGAAGCTGAAAAGTACCTTGGTAGTTTCACCAAGCTCGAAGATAATCGGCATTCTGTGAAAATTTACTTTGAGATTAGGAAGCAGAAGTACCTGGAAGCACTTGACAT GTCAGATAGAGGGAAAGCCATCGATATACTTAGGAAGGATCTCAAGGTTTTTGCTTCCTTCAATGAGGAGCTTTACAAGGAGATGGTTCAGCTGCTTGCTTTGGAGAATTTCAG GCAAAACCAGCAGCTTTCCAAGTACGGTGACGTAAAATCTGCGAGAAATAACATGTGGGTGGAGCTGAAGAAGCTCTTCGAAGCTAATCCTGTGTTTCGTGAGAAGCTAAAGTTTCCACCTTGCGAATCTCGGCTCGAGTCTTTAATCAAGCAAag TCTGCGTTGGCAGCACCAACAGTGCCCGAATCCACGCCCCAGCCCAACTTTCCACACGCTTTATACTGATCACACATGTCCTACTGATGGAGCCCGTGGACCCGCCCCAAGAAATGTCCAGTTCATGGGGCCGCCTAATCCTAGAGCTGAAACATTGCCTCCGATGGATTCTCATACT CCACTCCCATTGGTTGTCTCTCCGTCTGCAAGTGCCACTCAGAGATGGATGGCAATTGCTAACCCACCATTACCgcatgatgctgctgctgctgctgcgcaaGTCCCTTCAGGTCTGCTTCAGCCTCAAAGTGCAG CTGCTTTCTTTAAACATCCAAGGACTCCGACAAATGCTCCTCCTGGTGGGGGGGATAACCAAACTGTGGAGTCTGAACGCGTGTGGAAGAGATTACGCACGGCCCAAACAGATGAG GCGTCGTTCTCCGGTGCAAGTCATCCGCCCAATATTCGCCCTCAAGATGATATTCCGAAAACTGTGGTGCGGACTCTTAACCAGGGTTCGAATGTCATGAGTTTGGATTTCCACCCGATCCACCAAACAATTCTTCTAG TTGGAACAAATGTTGGTGACGTTGACATATGGGAAGTCGGGTCTAAAGAGAGGATAGCGCACAAGACCTTCAAGGTTTGGGATATGGGATCTTGTTCTATGCCTCTGCAG TCGTCGCTCGTTAAAGATGCTACCATATCTGTAAACAGATGCCTATGGAGCCCAGATGGTTCTATTCTCG GTGTTGCGTTTTCAAAGCATCTTGTTCAGACATATGCTTTCAGCTTAAATGCTGAGTTGGGACAACTGTTGGAG ATCGATGCTCATGTGGGTAGTGTTAATGATATTGCCTTCTCCCATCCCGACAAGAGCTTATCCATAGTCACATGCGGTGAAGATAAGACGATTAAA GTATGGGATGCTGCCACAGGGCAGAAGCGGTACACCTTTGAGGGCCACGACGCACCTGTTTATTCTGTGTGCGCTCGCCATATTGAGTCCATCGAG TTTATATTCTCGACGGGTAGTGATGGGAAAATCAAAGCATGGTTCTACGATGGTTCGGGTCCCAAAGTTGAGTATGACGCTCCCGGTCACGGGTGCACGACGATGGCTTACGGTGCAAATGGGACAAG gctTTTCTCTTGTGGGACCAGCAAAGACGGTGAAACTCATCTGGTCGAGTGGAATGAAACCAACGGCAGAATCAAGACGACGTATTCGGGGTTCAGAAACCGGCCATTCGGAGTTGTCCAGTTCGATACGTCTAGGAACCTCTTGGCAGCCGGAGATGAAAATCTGATAAAGTTTTGGGATATGGACCGTGCTTATATGCTAACATCTACTGATGCAGATGGTGGATTGCCT GCAAGCCCTCGGTTGAGACTCAACGGAGAAGGTTCACTGCTTGCGGTGGCAACAAGCGACGATGGAATTAAGATCCTAGCAAACACAGACGGGAAAAGGTCGTTAACGACGAGGGAGAA TCGGAGCAGGGATTATAACGACACGGTAAAACGAATTGTGCAGGCCACGGTGGACGGTACGACGGCCGCTGATGTCAAGCTAAGAATTCCAGGAGATACCGGATGGAAGTCATCCGACATTGTTGACTCCGCTCGTCTCAGAGCCTTGCGGTTGCCGGATTCCACGACGGCAAGCGAGGTGGTGCAGTTGTTATACACCAACTCCGGGATAGCCGTGTTGGGTCTCGGCTCCAATGGCGTCCATAAGCTGTGGACGTGGGCACGTGTCGACCACAATCCATCCGGCAAG TCGAATGCATCTGTCGCTCCTCGGCTGTGGCAACCATCGAATGGTGCCGTCATGATCAATGACACGACCGGAGCTAATCCAGAAGAAGGAACTTCCTGTATGGCTTTGTCAAACAATGACTCCTACGTTATATCTGCGTCCGGCGGCAATGTCTCTTTGTTCAGTTTGGTGGCGTCCAAG CTGATGACGACCTTATTGTCGCCTCCACCTGTGCCGACCTTTCTAGCATTTCATCCTCAAAATAACAATATGATAGCCATCGGAACCGAGGATTCTAGTATTCTAATATACAATGCGCAAACCGCGACG GTCACGGCCGATCTCAAGGGTCACCGGAAAAAAATCACTGGCCTTGCATTTTCCCGGTCACTAGATGTGCTGCTCTCTTCCGGAGCCGATGCTCAG CTATGCATGTGGAGTATCGATGGATGGGAGAAGAAGATGTCACGATTTATCCAGGCACCAGCTTCccacgcagcagcagcagcccctTTAGATGGGGACACCAAAGTTCAGTTCCACAAGAATCATCCACATCTCTTGGTCGTCCACGCGAGCCAACTATCCATCTACGACAGCAAGCTGGAGTGCATGCATTCG TGGTCTCCTAGAGATGCGCTTGCTGCATCGATTTCGAGTGCAACATATTCTTGCGATGGTTTGTTGGTACATGCTGGATTCAGGGACGgggctgtcggaattttcgaagcgGACGGGTTGAAGCTTCGTTGTCGAATTGCACCCTCTGCATATTTATCACCATCCATTCAGAAGAG CCGTGAAGCTGCTGTTGTATATCCTGTGGTGATTGCTGCCCACCCATCCGCACCAAACCAGATAGCACTGGGAATGAGCGATGGCGCCGTTCATGTGCTGGAGCCCTCCGATGCTGTGCCTCCCAAGGAAAAAGCCGCTCTCCCATCCATCCGTCTCCAATCCTAA